From a region of the Fischerella sp. JS2 genome:
- a CDS encoding IS701 family transposase — translation MAQPREAATTLTFVDNYCATYKHLFPEVRSFEFFKWLHLGLVSDVSRKSLPAIAKYLGLNNQALLHFVTESPWQLNELRNQRLSIIRQVLQGRSFTLIIDDTGDKKKGKTTDYVDKQYIGNLGTVENGIVSVNAYAFLDGLIFPLIFKVFRPLKRLKAGDTFKTKPQLIAEIIQELQKGGFTFDLVLADTVYGECDTLMNILNEYQLNFIVAIRSNIGFWLAPSQKMRYTSWKKFHRIFSNGKTEQSYIREIIFGSRRELRYWQITNNREQSAENFTLFLMSNLPKSITSVVDNPYGLITWLEYGCKHSKNYIGWSDFRITNYEQIERWWEIVSSVYCMLSMQFHLFQQKSHQAIHNQNTELIA, via the coding sequence ATGGCGCAACCCAGGGAAGCAGCTACTACCCTCACTTTTGTGGATAACTATTGTGCAACCTACAAGCATCTTTTTCCAGAAGTGAGAAGTTTTGAATTTTTCAAGTGGTTGCATTTAGGCTTGGTTTCTGATGTTAGTCGCAAAAGTTTGCCTGCGATCGCAAAATATTTAGGATTAAATAATCAAGCTTTACTCCATTTTGTTACCGAATCACCCTGGCAACTCAACGAACTCAGAAATCAAAGATTATCAATTATTCGTCAAGTTTTACAAGGAAGGAGTTTTACTTTAATTATTGATGATACTGGAGATAAAAAAAAAGGTAAAACAACAGATTATGTAGACAAACAATATATTGGTAACTTAGGTACAGTTGAAAATGGAATTGTTTCGGTAAATGCCTATGCTTTCCTAGATGGTTTAATTTTTCCTCTCATATTTAAAGTTTTCAGACCGCTAAAAAGATTAAAAGCGGGAGATACTTTTAAAACTAAGCCCCAATTAATTGCTGAGATAATTCAAGAACTACAAAAAGGAGGATTCACCTTTGACTTGGTATTAGCAGATACTGTCTATGGAGAGTGTGATACCTTAATGAATATTTTAAATGAATATCAACTTAATTTCATTGTTGCAATTAGAAGTAATATTGGTTTTTGGTTAGCCCCTAGCCAGAAGATGAGGTACACCAGTTGGAAAAAATTTCATCGAATTTTCAGTAACGGCAAAACAGAACAAAGCTATATTCGTGAAATTATCTTTGGTAGCCGTCGAGAACTAAGGTATTGGCAAATTACAAACAATAGGGAACAATCTGCTGAGAATTTTACTTTGTTTTTAATGAGTAATTTACCAAAGTCTATTACTTCAGTAGTAGATAACCCCTATGGATTAATAACTTGGCTGGAGTATGGCTGTAAACACAGTAAAAACTACATAGGTTGGTCAGATTTCCGTATCACTAATTATGAGCAAATAGAACGTTGGTGGGAAATTGTGTCTAGTGTTTACTGTATGTTGAGTATGCAATTTCATCTTTTCCAGCAAAAGTCTCATCAAGCGATTCACAACCAAAACACTGAACTTATCGCATAA
- a CDS encoding DUF4359 domain-containing protein, with the protein MKASLHNRLGIGKSTFTLIAIASVAGVMTFGNPDNNTYINYAAERLTSEIQNAVCQGPQLPQGQLWEDISKLTANTCKSGLATGINFQSNNIKDFIATSTERQNFVVFSIYSTKIPGYNFKTIGAFGNFFTFQK; encoded by the coding sequence ATGAAGGCATCATTGCACAATCGTTTAGGTATAGGAAAAAGCACATTCACATTGATAGCTATTGCCAGTGTTGCGGGTGTGATGACTTTTGGTAATCCTGATAATAATACCTATATTAATTATGCCGCAGAACGACTCACCAGCGAAATCCAGAACGCTGTTTGCCAAGGGCCACAGTTACCACAAGGCCAGTTGTGGGAGGATATAAGCAAACTTACAGCCAATACCTGTAAATCGGGATTAGCAACGGGAATAAATTTTCAAAGTAATAACATTAAAGATTTTATCGCCACATCAACCGAGCGTCAAAACTTTGTAGTTTTTAGTATCTACTCTACCAAAATACCTGGATACAACTTTAAAACCATTGGTGCATTTGGAAATTTTTTCACATTTCAAAAATAG
- the rppA gene encoding two-component system response regulator RppA, with amino-acid sequence MRILVVDDEIELTDPLSRILSREGYSVDAAYDGTSGSQLAQTSNYDLLILDWMLPGKTGLEICQELRRRGITTPVLFLTAKDTLDDRVEGLDAGADDYIVKPFELRELLARVRALLRRSASQIPGTPTLRLTVADLELDPENQVAYRQGRVIELSQKESQLLQYFMENTGKLLTHTQIMQYLWQDNEQPSSNVIAALVRLLRRKIELTGEIQLIHSVYGKGYRFGISNEQ; translated from the coding sequence ATGCGAATTTTAGTAGTTGATGACGAAATAGAATTGACTGACCCTTTGAGTCGGATTTTAAGTCGTGAAGGATACAGTGTCGATGCTGCTTATGATGGTACAAGTGGCAGTCAACTGGCACAAACCAGCAATTACGACTTGCTGATTTTAGATTGGATGCTACCTGGAAAAACGGGATTGGAGATATGTCAAGAATTACGCAGGCGAGGGATTACTACTCCTGTATTATTTCTGACTGCGAAAGATACTCTTGATGACCGAGTTGAAGGTTTAGATGCTGGTGCAGATGACTATATAGTTAAGCCTTTTGAACTGCGAGAGTTACTAGCAAGAGTCCGTGCTTTGTTACGACGTTCCGCTTCTCAGATACCGGGTACACCCACACTTCGCTTGACAGTGGCTGATCTAGAACTTGACCCAGAAAATCAAGTCGCCTATCGTCAAGGACGAGTAATAGAATTATCACAAAAAGAAAGTCAGTTGCTGCAATATTTTATGGAAAATACTGGCAAACTTCTGACCCACACCCAAATTATGCAATATTTGTGGCAAGATAACGAGCAACCGAGTAGTAATGTCATTGCTGCGTTAGTACGTCTGTTGCGGCGCAAGATTGAGTTAACTGGTGAAATTCAATTAATTCATAGTGTTTATGGTAAAGGATATCGCTTTGGGATATCTAATGAACAGTGA
- the hisG gene encoding ATP phosphoribosyltransferase gives MLTVALPKGELLKHSIQLLQTVGLDFSAFLDSSNRQLQMTDTNGKAKGLLVRGQDVPVYVEYGQAQVGIVGYDVLREKKPQVAQLVDLRFGYCRMSVAVKQSSLYRSPLDLPAHGRVASKYVNCAREYFHSLDLPVEIVPLYGSVELGPITGMSEAIVDIVSTGRTLRENGLMEIAVLYESTARLIAHPLSYRLNTDNLSNLIAKVRKVTLASV, from the coding sequence ATGCTTACTGTTGCACTGCCTAAAGGGGAACTTCTCAAACATAGCATCCAACTGCTACAAACTGTAGGGCTGGACTTTAGTGCGTTTTTAGACTCTAGTAACCGACAATTACAAATGACTGATACTAATGGCAAAGCAAAAGGACTACTAGTCAGAGGACAAGATGTGCCAGTTTACGTAGAATATGGTCAGGCACAAGTGGGTATTGTTGGTTACGATGTACTGCGCGAGAAAAAGCCGCAAGTAGCACAGTTAGTGGATTTACGGTTTGGGTATTGCCGGATGTCGGTAGCAGTCAAACAATCCAGTCTTTATCGATCGCCCCTAGATTTACCAGCTCATGGTAGAGTTGCATCCAAATATGTTAACTGTGCGCGAGAATATTTTCATAGTTTGGATTTACCTGTGGAAATTGTGCCTTTGTATGGTTCCGTAGAACTAGGGCCAATCACAGGTATGTCTGAAGCGATCGTTGATATAGTCTCCACAGGCAGGACATTACGCGAAAATGGTTTGATGGAAATTGCAGTACTGTATGAAAGTACAGCGCGGTTGATTGCCCATCCTTTAAGCTATCGCCTCAACACAGATAATCTTAGTAATTTGATAGCTAAAGTGCGTAAGGTCACATTAGCAAGTGTATAA
- a CDS encoding class I SAM-dependent methyltransferase — translation MNQTIDFDTNPTVAASEYDNMARMALPGYEIMHTMVLACLRSHLPEKANLLIVGAGTGMELVRFAQVNREWQMLGVDPSANMLAVAQEKIQQHNLSEQIKLFQGYTHDLPTTTLYDAATSILVMHFIPDDGSKLAFLQSIAQRLQSSAVFILVDVFGETNTREFEQTVSFVKKYWEEMGIPPQKMTQLLERINDGVHLISEARVLELLQQAGFSSVMRFYTGLWVGGWVAIKNRD, via the coding sequence ATGAATCAGACCATAGATTTTGATACTAACCCAACAGTTGCTGCTAGCGAATATGACAACATGGCACGTATGGCACTGCCTGGTTATGAAATAATGCATACAATGGTGTTGGCTTGTTTGCGATCGCATCTGCCAGAAAAAGCAAATCTCTTGATTGTCGGTGCTGGTACGGGGATGGAGTTAGTGAGATTTGCTCAAGTTAATCGAGAGTGGCAAATGTTAGGTGTAGATCCATCTGCTAATATGCTGGCTGTTGCCCAAGAGAAAATACAGCAGCATAACTTATCTGAACAAATCAAATTATTTCAGGGATATACCCACGATTTACCGACTACGACTTTATATGATGCGGCAACTTCTATTTTGGTGATGCATTTTATCCCAGATGATGGGAGTAAGTTAGCTTTTCTCCAAAGTATTGCCCAACGTTTGCAATCATCTGCTGTTTTTATTTTGGTAGATGTGTTTGGTGAAACAAACACTCGTGAATTTGAGCAGACTGTTTCTTTCGTAAAAAAATATTGGGAAGAAATGGGGATACCGCCCCAGAAAATGACACAATTGCTAGAAAGGATCAATGATGGTGTTCATTTGATTAGCGAAGCCAGGGTCTTGGAATTATTGCAGCAAGCTGGCTTTAGCAGTGTGATGCGATTTTATACAGGTCTTTGGGTTGGCGGTTGGGTGGCGATAAAAAATAGAGATTGA
- a CDS encoding MATE family efflux transporter, whose protein sequence is MATLYPSRSSIRTELKAFLQLAIPLASAQVAQLATGFVDTVMMGHLGRETLAAGALASITFFSFLVTASGVVMGISPLVAEAYGAGHKTRIEQFTRQGLWLCLLLTIPMMIAIAHVDLIMDQLGQAATIVKLANVYLDIMLWGLFPALGFAMLRGVVLAVSQTRPIMIIVIAGTLFNILGNYVLGFGKLGFSSHLGLAGLALASVLTLWGMFLALVVYLLQHKQLRTYQFFHYLHQFKPQLLLELLKLGVPISVFSALEIAVYTAVSYLMGVWGTDGLAAHQIVFQTFNLLFMIPLGMSFAATARIGQWLGRQNLAGIRQAGIVSIGTGTVWTAIVAIALLLFPQPVISLYIDIDSAENAPVVVLGTTIMRVGAIAHLFDGVQKITYGALQGLKDTRVPMLLSFLSYWCIGLSSGYWLGFQLGLGGVGLWLGLLIAVAIAAGTFIWRFQTLTSKRTELL, encoded by the coding sequence ATGGCAACCCTATATCCTTCTCGGTCGAGTATCCGCACAGAACTCAAAGCTTTTTTGCAACTTGCGATTCCCTTAGCCAGCGCCCAAGTTGCCCAGCTGGCAACGGGCTTTGTTGATACGGTGATGATGGGTCATCTGGGACGAGAAACCTTAGCTGCTGGGGCTTTAGCCTCGATCACTTTTTTCTCATTTCTCGTGACCGCTAGTGGTGTGGTAATGGGTATCAGTCCATTGGTTGCAGAGGCTTACGGTGCAGGTCATAAAACCCGCATTGAGCAATTTACACGGCAAGGATTGTGGTTATGTTTGCTGCTGACTATCCCGATGATGATCGCGATCGCTCATGTGGATTTGATCATGGATCAGCTTGGGCAAGCGGCGACGATAGTAAAGCTAGCAAATGTGTATCTAGATATTATGCTGTGGGGACTTTTCCCAGCTTTAGGATTTGCCATGCTTCGAGGAGTTGTTTTAGCGGTGTCTCAAACACGTCCCATTATGATAATTGTCATTGCAGGCACACTCTTTAACATTTTGGGCAACTATGTTTTGGGGTTTGGCAAACTTGGATTTTCTTCCCACTTAGGGCTTGCAGGGCTTGCTTTAGCAAGTGTTTTAACTCTGTGGGGAATGTTTTTGGCACTGGTTGTCTACTTATTGCAACACAAGCAACTCAGAACCTACCAATTCTTCCATTACTTACATCAGTTTAAACCACAACTACTGTTGGAATTACTTAAATTAGGAGTGCCGATCAGCGTGTTTTCGGCGCTGGAAATTGCCGTGTACACCGCCGTCAGCTATCTCATGGGAGTGTGGGGAACTGACGGACTAGCAGCACATCAGATTGTGTTTCAAACTTTCAATTTGCTTTTTATGATCCCACTGGGAATGTCATTTGCAGCGACTGCACGGATCGGTCAGTGGTTGGGACGACAAAACCTTGCAGGAATAAGACAAGCAGGCATTGTCAGTATCGGTACTGGAACCGTATGGACAGCAATAGTTGCGATCGCACTCCTGTTATTTCCTCAACCAGTTATTAGCTTGTATATTGACATTGATTCTGCTGAGAATGCACCAGTGGTAGTGCTTGGAACCACAATCATGCGGGTTGGGGCAATTGCGCATCTGTTTGATGGGGTACAAAAAATTACTTACGGTGCATTGCAAGGCTTGAAGGATACCCGTGTGCCAATGCTACTGAGTTTTCTGTCTTACTGGTGTATCGGATTAAGCAGTGGCTATTGGTTAGGATTTCAGTTGGGTTTAGGCGGCGTTGGCTTGTGGTTGGGACTATTAATAGCAGTGGCGATCGCAGCAGGAACTTTCATTTGGCGTTTTCAAACACTGACCTCAAAACGAACGGAATTACTATGA
- a CDS encoding helix-turn-helix domain-containing protein produces MTAFHSSNHHNPDLLIVSSLDLGWETLLVEEYRQPPGGTEMQAEADPVIVLCLATQPHRIHQVIGDRQYTGLYRQGDIAITPAGVASSYQAEGNDHYLYIQIPLVFLQQVAEEAMEINSNRVELLPEFRVRNPQLEQILLLLQSELHRGGYMGRLYVESLANALVVNLLRDHAITRSRVAQFEGGLSDRKLLQVTDYINDALDQDIKLADLAQLLGMSQSHFSRLFKRSMGLSPHQYLLQQRVERAKQLLKHTNQSLVEIALACGFDSHSHLSRQFRQLTGRTPTAYRSN; encoded by the coding sequence ATGACGGCATTTCATTCCTCGAACCACCATAATCCAGACTTGCTGATTGTCTCCAGTCTGGATTTAGGCTGGGAAACTCTTCTGGTTGAGGAGTATCGGCAACCACCCGGAGGCACGGAAATGCAAGCTGAAGCAGATCCCGTGATTGTATTGTGTCTGGCTACCCAACCTCATCGTATCCATCAAGTAATAGGCGATCGCCAGTATACCGGACTTTATCGGCAGGGCGATATTGCTATCACTCCTGCTGGTGTTGCCAGTAGCTATCAAGCTGAGGGGAATGATCACTACTTGTATATTCAAATTCCCTTGGTATTTCTCCAACAGGTTGCCGAAGAGGCTATGGAAATCAATTCTAATCGAGTTGAACTGTTGCCAGAATTTCGCGTCCGCAATCCTCAACTGGAGCAAATTTTGCTACTGCTGCAATCCGAACTGCATCGGGGTGGCTATATGGGGCGATTGTACGTTGAGTCATTGGCGAATGCATTGGTAGTGAATTTACTCCGAGATCATGCAATTACCCGATCTCGTGTCGCACAATTTGAGGGTGGATTGAGCGATCGCAAACTGCTTCAAGTCACAGATTACATAAATGACGCTTTAGATCAAGACATCAAGCTTGCTGATCTTGCCCAATTACTAGGCATGAGTCAATCCCATTTCAGCCGCCTATTCAAGCGCTCAATGGGGCTGTCGCCTCACCAATACCTCCTCCAACAACGAGTCGAACGGGCAAAGCAATTACTCAAACACACGAATCAATCCCTTGTCGAGATTGCTTTGGCTTGTGGCTTCGATAGTCACAGTCATCTCAGTAGGCAATTTCGACAGCTTACAGGTAGGACACCCACAGCCTACCGATCAAATTAA
- the cydB gene encoding cytochrome d ubiquinol oxidase subunit II encodes METLSYFLPQVWFGILALFLFLYVMLDGFDLGVGILSLTASTEERRGILMTSLSNIWDANETWLVLMGGGLFGAFPLAYGTILNALYIPILLMVFGFIFRAVAFEFREQAKRKLLWNFAFGAGSFLAALGQGFALGGVLKGIQVDQAGHFIGTTWDWLSWQTVLVALTLIQGYVLIGSTYLVWKTTGELQDTHYKTAKIAAVTTLIGAILITIGTPIFYDYARERLFHRPQVYVFALIPLLGVLLISLLIRSLFRQEERAPFIWTILLFLLTFVGLAMVVFPYIIPTQITIYEAAADPSALVFMIIFIGALIPVMLFYNIYQYIVFRGKITGGHYGE; translated from the coding sequence CAGGTATGGTTCGGTATTTTAGCTCTTTTCCTGTTTCTCTATGTCATGCTGGATGGGTTTGACTTGGGGGTAGGAATTTTATCTCTGACTGCTTCTACAGAAGAACGGCGTGGCATCTTAATGACTAGCTTGAGTAATATTTGGGATGCTAACGAAACTTGGTTAGTTCTCATGGGTGGTGGTTTGTTTGGGGCGTTTCCCCTTGCTTACGGCACGATTTTGAATGCCCTTTACATCCCCATTTTGTTGATGGTGTTTGGATTTATTTTTCGTGCTGTAGCATTTGAATTTCGTGAACAAGCTAAGCGTAAACTATTGTGGAACTTTGCCTTTGGTGCTGGTAGTTTTCTTGCAGCCTTAGGTCAAGGATTCGCCCTTGGCGGCGTACTCAAAGGAATTCAGGTAGACCAAGCAGGTCACTTTATCGGTACAACTTGGGATTGGTTGAGTTGGCAGACTGTGCTGGTAGCTTTGACTCTCATCCAAGGTTATGTCCTAATTGGTTCTACTTACTTAGTTTGGAAAACCACAGGCGAATTACAAGACACCCACTATAAAACAGCGAAAATTGCGGCGGTAACAACTTTGATCGGAGCCATTTTGATTACAATTGGTACTCCAATATTTTACGACTACGCTAGAGAACGTTTGTTTCATCGTCCACAGGTTTACGTATTTGCTTTAATTCCCTTGTTAGGGGTTTTGTTGATTTCGCTATTAATTAGAAGCTTATTTCGTCAAGAAGAAAGAGCGCCTTTTATCTGGACAATTCTGCTTTTCTTGCTAACATTTGTAGGATTGGCAATGGTTGTCTTTCCCTACATTATTCCCACTCAAATCACTATTTATGAAGCTGCTGCTGACCCGAGTGCGCTGGTTTTTATGATTATTTTCATTGGTGCGCTGATCCCCGTGATGTTGTTCTACAACATTTATCAATATATTGTGTTCCGGGGTAAGATCACTGGCGGTCACTACGGGGAGTAA